One Punica granatum isolate Tunisia-2019 chromosome 3, ASM765513v2, whole genome shotgun sequence genomic window carries:
- the LOC116199784 gene encoding uncharacterized protein LOC116199784 translates to MSGAPRVRSMNVADSESRPVLGPTGNKAGSLGSRRPASKPLRKIDRSPEQGKMSEDKGNQSSTVTTISSPKLHSVLRRHEQLLQSNLSLNASCSSDASTDSFQSRASTGRLIRSISCVSRRKPHLSKSRSVVSDGGLDFGLDSPPSLGVQMKKCAWVTPNTDPLYVAFHDEEWGVPVHDDKKLFELLVLSSALSELTWPAILSKRHIFREVFMDFDPIAVSKLNEKKIVAPGSAASSLLSELKLRSIIDNARQITKVIEEFGSFDEYIWGFVNYKPIVSRFRYPRQVPVKTPKADVISKDLVRRGFRSVGPTVIYSFMQVAGITNDHLINCYRFQECVLASESKDENEVKDGAEDKNGDEIVGSELPGAIEELSISEEL, encoded by the exons ATGTCTGGAGCTCCCAGAGTAAGGTCAATGAATGTAGCTGATTCCGAGTCCAGACCTGTGCTGGGACCAACTGGGAACAAGGCGGGCTCATTGGGTTCTAGGAGACCTGCCTCGAAGCCACTAAGAAAGATTGATAGATCTCCTGAACAGGGTAAAATGTCTGAGGACAAAGGAAATCAATCTAGCACTGTTACTACTATATCCTCTCCCAAGTTACACTCTGTACTTCGGCGGCATGAGCAGTTATTGCAGTCAAACTTGTCCTTGAATGCATCATGCTCTTCTGATGCCTCAACGGATTCATTTCAAAGCCGGGCATCCACTGGGAGGCTGATACGGTCTATCAGCTGCGTATCTAGGAGGAAGCCTCACCTGTCAAAGTCAAGAAGTGTCGTTTCGGATGGCGGCCTCGATTTCGGGTTGGACTCTCCCCCATCACTTGGTGTTCAGATGAAGAAGTGTGCATGGGTAACTCCAAATACAG ATCCATTATATGTGGCTTTTCATGATGAAGAATGGGGAGTTCCAGTACATGATGACAA GAAACTATTTGAGCTTCTTGTCCTCTCTAGTGCTTTATCTGAACTTACATGGCCTGCTATCTTAAGCAAAAGGCACATTTTTAG GGAAGTTTTCATGGATTTTGATCCAATTGCTGTTTCAAAATTGAATGAGAAGAAGATAGTAGCTCCAGGAAGTGCAGCAAGTTCTCTTTTATCGGAGCTTAAATTGCGGTCTATCATTGACAACGCACGTCAAATTACCAAg GTAATCGAAGAGTTTGGGTCATTTGACGAGTATATCTGGGGCTTTGTCAATTATAAACCCATAGTCAGCAGATTCCGGTACCCTCGACAGGTCCCCGTGAAAACCCCAAAGGCTGACGTGATAAGCAAAGACCTAGTTAGAAGGGGTTTCCGGAGCGTGGGTCCCACGGTCATCTACTCTTTCATGCAAGTGGCTGGAATTACAAATGACCATCTCATCAACTGCTATAGGTTCCAGGAATGTGTACTTGCATCAGAAAGTAAGGACGAGAACGAGGTGAAGGACGGAGCTGAAGACAAGAATGGTGATGAGATTGTGGGATCCGAGCTTCCTGGTGCCATTGAGGAGTTGAGCATATCAGAAGAACTATGA
- the LOC116199462 gene encoding psbQ-like protein 3, chloroplastic, protein MLSRLMEALCPLLTQPTVSKLHQPTTIHHIPGKPYVPNLMTRRAAVTALTSLLLSSKSALFMEIPAIGGTLLPEFNFNMVAPDQTFEEAMSGVRDDAESLLEVRSLLESQSWGEAQRAMRKASVQLKKDIYTIIQNKPGNERPQLRKLYSDLFNGVTRLDYAARDADDARVWECYGRITEALGEILSRI, encoded by the exons ATGCTCTCTAGACTCATGGAAGCACTATGCCCTTTACTTACACAGCCCACCGTATCCAAACTTCATCAACCCACCACCATCCATCACATTCCCGGCAAGCCGTACGTTCCGAATCTCATGACACGACGGGCCGCGGTTACGGCCCTAACTTCCCTTCTACTCTCGTCGAAATCAGCCCTCTTTATGGAAATTCCAGCTATCGGGGGGACACTACTGCCAGAATTCAATTTCAACATG GTGGCACCGGACCAGACGTTTGAGGAGGCGATGTCTGGAGTTCGGGATGACGCGGAGTCCTTATTGGAAGTCAGGTCCTTGCTCGAGTCCCAGTCCTGGGGGGAGGCTCAGAGGGCTATGAGGAAGGCCTCTGTCCAGTTGAAGAAAGACATATATACCATCATCCAGAACAAGCCGGGGAATGAGAGGCCTCAGCTCAGGAAGCTCTACTCCGACCTCTTCAATGGAGTCACCAGGCTAGATTACGCTGCTCGGGACGCGGATGACGCTCGTGTTTGGGAGTGTTACGGGAGGATTACCGAAGCTCTTGGTGAGATCTTGTCTAGGATATGA
- the LOC116199460 gene encoding probable WRKY transcription factor 32: MTLVSESKNGPLTALMKQSKVSVTNGDLRVHRVTEHPTDSVIARNHLRERASQSQSKTHIPLLSPRSLSLSLSLKQQNPPPPSLLFPFRLRLRVLLLLPSSTSIDTAHRAKSSESLVGECTYGGTLLRTSLKDLPAHVSRAWESVVMAERENQHFGALRAEDSADSSYESASELESGSELDDDRVPESATLRESRRGELRGSGGGDGVEENGSELKTLTAGSPARFSQNNHSEGLPGHSTQREESEEQGVMSKQEVMAGIIGQALQPLAGNRLVSSVCPTSSSEISPSSVAQSVSSAPRIENSCLGKADLRNSSGQKPALTLAAVKASCADGYNWRKYGQKQVKSPQGSRSYFRCTYSECCAKKVEFCDQSGHVLETIYKNQHNHDPPKKVNNVRQSRIVKSAGPVVEHNAKEHSIRVLNGSNPSASSGESVRDTSMLYEGKSQDSCGFNGNPGTTTEKEEALGSEPKRRGKKNSLSHSSPVLKPGKKPKVVVHAAGDVGVSGDGYRWRKYGQKMVKGNPHPRNYYRCTSAGCPVRKHIETAVDNASAVTITYKGMHDHDMPVPKKGHGLPSGPLVAANSPASLCSSHNKKLHQSQTQKSPTQWSVDKEGDLTGEAMELGGEKAMESARTLLSIGFEIKPC; the protein is encoded by the exons ATGACACTTGTATCCGAGTCAAAGAACGGCCCACTCACGGCGTTAATGAAGCAGTCAAAAGTCAGCGTAACCAACGGTGATCTCCGCGTCCATCGTGTGACGGAGCATCCGACTGATTCTGTTATCGCTAGAAACCACCTGAGAGAGCGAGCGAGTCAATCCCAGTCAAAGACACATATACCTCTCCTCTCCccccgctctctctctctctctctctctttaaagCAGCAAAAccctcctcctccctctctcctCTTTCCTTTCCGTCTTCGTCTTcgtgttcttcttcttcttccgtCAAGTACCAGCATCGATACAGCACATAGAGCGAAATCCAGTGAATCTCTCGTTGGGGAGTGTACATACGGAGGAACACTGCTCCGCACTTCGCTCAAGGATCTTCCCGCGCACGTGTCGCGCGCCTGGGAGTCGGTTGTTatggcagagagagagaaccaACACTTCGGAGCTCTCCGAGCGGAGGATTCTGCCGACAGCAGCTATGAGTCCGCGTCGGAACTGGAGTCGGGGTCTGAATTGGACGATGATCGGGTGCCGGAGTCGGCTACGCTCAGGGAGTCGCGGCGAGGCGAGCTCCGCGGCTCTGGCGGTGGAGATGGCGTGGAGGAGAACGGGAGTGAGTTGAAAACCCTAACCGCGGGATCTCCTGCTCGATTTTCGCAGAATAATCACAGTGAAG GTTTGCCTGGCCATTCTACTCAGAGAGAAGAATCCGAG GAGCAAGGCGTGATGTCCAAGCAGGAAGTTATGGCAGGTATTATTGGTCAGGCACTTCAACCCCTGGCCGGTAACCGGCTTGTGTCTTCTGTGTGTCCAACTTCTTCATCAGAAATCTCACCAAGTTCTGTCGCTCAGTCTGTGTCATCAGCTCCCAGAATTGAGAATTCATGCTTAGGAAAAGCAGATCTACGAAATAGTTCTGGCCAGAAGCCTGCATTAACCTTAGCAGCTGTAAAAGCATCATGTGCTGATGGTTACAATTGGCGTAAATATGGTCAGAAGCAAGTGAAAAGTCCTCAAGGGTCCCGAAGCTATTTCAGATGTACATATTCCGAATGTTGCGCCAAGAAGGTTGAATTCTGTGATCAGTCGGGTCATGTACTGGAGACTATTTACAAGAATCAACATAATCATGACCCTCCGAAAAAGGTCAACAATGTGAGACAAAGTAGGATTGTGAAATCTGCTGGACCTGTTGTGGAACATAATGCTAAAGAACATTCTATCCGAGTTCTCAATGGTTCAAATCCGTCGGCATCCTCTGGAGAATCAGTACGAGATACGTCAATGCTGTACGAAGGAAAATCTCAGGATTCTTGTGGCTTTAACGGGAATCCTGGGACTACCACAGAGAAGGAAGAAGCCCTTGGATCAGAGCCAAAACGTAG GGGGAAGAAAAACAGCTTGTCCCACTCAAGCCCCGTCTTAAAACCCGGGAAGAAACCAAAGGTGGTTGTTCATGCAGCAGGTGATGTGGGAGTCTCAGGTGATGGATATAGGTGGCGCAAGTATGGACAGAAGATGGTAAAGGGAAATCCTCATCCCAG GAACTACTATAGATGCACTTCTGCAGGGTGCCCAGTCCGGAAGCACATTGAGACTGCTGTTGATAACGCGAGTGCAGTTACCATCACCTACAAAGGAATGCATGACCATGATATGCCCGTCCCCAAGAAGGGACATGGGCTTCCGAGTGGCCCACTAGTGGCAGCCAATTCCCCTGCTTCCCTGTGTAGTTCCCACAATAAAAAACTCCATCAATCCCAAACTCAAAAATCTCCCACTCAGTGGTCGGTAGACAAAGAGGGTGACCTAACAGGGGAGGCGATGGAGCTCGGGGGTGAGAAGGCCATGGAATCAGCCCGGACTCTCTTAAGTATTGGATTCGAGATCAAGCCGTGCTGA
- the LOC116199785 gene encoding 26S proteasome non-ATPase regulatory subunit 9 has protein sequence MVATNLKGETMELMEKRTAIESEMNAIIERLTQPGGPGLTGNLVDAEGFPRAGIDIPVVRAERRRLSELRNDHQQITNKINENIQVLHSARHAPKSSIAKEPGDGSGLDNNTTVNATASSHDDASMYSAGDMDADVIVSRPFAIVDEIAENSPAAEDGLQLGDQIVKFGDVVAGDSLLQRLASVAQTNQGRAVAVTAVRQGTMINLTVTPRTWNGRGLLGCHFRLL, from the exons ATGGTGGCGACGAACTTGAAGGGAGAGACGATGGAGTTGATGGAGAAGAGGACGGCCATCGAGTCGGAGATGAACGCTATCATCGAGCGCCTCACTCAACCCGGCGGCCCCGGTCTCACCGGAAACCTCGTCGATGCTGAG GGATTCCCTCGGGCGGGCATTGACATTCCAGTCGTGAGAGCGGAGCGTCGCCGTCTCTCTG AGCTACGCAATGATCACCAGCAGATCaccaataaaattaatgagaATATACAGGTCCTGCATTCTGCCAGACATGCTCCAAAATCTTCGATAGCCAAAGAACCAG GTGATGGTTCCGGCTTGGACAATAACACTACTGTCAATGCAACTGCATCATCCCATGATGATGCATCAATGTATTCTGCTGGTGATATGGATGCGGATGTCATAGTGTCCAGACCCTTTGCAATAGTTGATGAAATTGCTGAAAACTCTCCAGCTGCAGAGGATGGTTTGCAGCTTGGAGATCAAATCGTGAAATTTGGGGATGTAGTAGCTGGAGATAGTTTGCTGCAAAGACTTGCTTCTGTGGCTCAGACAAATCAAGGCCGTGCAGTTGCCGTAACAGCTGTGAGGCAAGGCACGATGATCAACCTAACTGTGACACCTAGAACCTGGAATGGCAGGGGCTTGCTGGG ATGTCATTTCCGGCTCCTATGA